A part of Liolophura sinensis isolate JHLJ2023 chromosome 1, CUHK_Ljap_v2, whole genome shotgun sequence genomic DNA contains:
- the LOC135466022 gene encoding submandibular gland secretory Glx-rich protein CB-like — translation MSAPQELCQYLLGQTACCKLVSHANGTTTELVRELPPSWSGNYHRAGQGTTTELVRELPPSWSGHYHRAGQGTTTELVSELPPSWSGNYHRAGQGTTTQLVRGLPPSWELPPSWSGNYHRAGQGTTTELISELPPSWSGNYHRVRQGTTTQLVRGLPPSWSGNYHPVGQGTTTELVRELPSWSGNYHRAGQGTTTELVRELPPSWSGDYHPAGQGTTTELVRELPLTWSGNYH, via the exons ATGTCTGCCCCACAAGAACTTTGCCAGTATCTACTGGGACAGACAGCTTGCTGCAAGCTGGTTAGCCATGCTAAT GGAACTACCACCGAGCTGGTCAGGGAACTACCACCGAGCTGGTCAGGGAACTACCACCGAGCTGGTCAGGGGACTACCACCGAGCTGGTCAGGGAACTACCACCGAGTTGGTCAGGGCACTACCACCGAGCTGGTCAGGGAACTACCACCGAGCTGGTCAGTGAGCTACCACCGAGCTGGTCAGGGAACTACCACCGAGCTGGTCAGGGAACTACCACCCAGTTGGTCAGGGGACTACCACCGAGCTG GGAACTACCACCGAGTTGGTCAGGGAACTACCACCGAGCTGGTCAGGGAACTACCACCGAGCTGATCAGTGAGCTACCACCGAGCTGGTCAGGGAACTACCACCGAGTTCGTCAGGGCACTACCACCCAGTTGGTCAGGGGACTACCACCGAGCTGGTCAGGGAACTACCACCCAGTTGGTCAGGGAACTACCACCGAGCTGGTCAGGGAACTACCGAGCTGGTCAGGGAACTACCACCGAGCTGGTCAGGGAACTACCACCGAGCTGGTCAGGGAACTACCACCCAGTTGGTCAGGGGACTACCACCCAGCTGGTCAGGGAACTACCACCGAGTTGGTCAGGGAACTACCACTGACTTGGTCAGGGAACTACCACTGA